In the genome of Polaribacter atrinae, one region contains:
- a CDS encoding uracil-DNA glycosylase family protein produces MQTLLSEIKQCTICEPHLDLGANPVVTAHKNSKIVIIGQAPGTRVHASGIPWDDASGKQLRKWLNVSEKDFYDVENFAIVPMGFCYPGKGKSGDKPPRKECAPKWHHQLFELMPNLQLIILIGMYAQNYYLKDKAKRTLTETVDNYPEYLPKYFTLPHPSRRNRFWFTKNPWFEKNVIPNLQNRVREIIR; encoded by the coding sequence ATGCAAACCCTTTTATCAGAAATAAAACAATGTACCATTTGCGAACCTCATTTAGATTTGGGCGCAAATCCAGTGGTTACAGCTCATAAAAACTCCAAAATTGTTATTATTGGGCAAGCACCAGGGACCAGAGTACATGCCTCTGGTATTCCTTGGGACGATGCAAGCGGAAAGCAATTAAGGAAATGGCTAAATGTTTCTGAGAAAGATTTTTACGATGTAGAAAATTTTGCAATAGTTCCCATGGGATTTTGTTACCCCGGAAAAGGAAAAAGTGGAGATAAACCACCACGTAAAGAATGTGCTCCAAAATGGCATCATCAATTATTTGAGTTAATGCCAAACCTTCAATTAATTATTTTAATAGGAATGTATGCACAAAACTATTATTTAAAAGACAAAGCTAAAAGAACGCTTACAGAAACAGTAGATAATTATCCAGAGTATTTACCTAAGTATTTTACACTTCCGCATCCATCACGAAGAAATCGTTTTTGGTTCACTAAAAATCCCTGGTTTGAGAAAAATGTAATTCCAAATTTACAAAATAGAGTTAGAGAAATTATTAGGTAA
- a CDS encoding carboxymuconolactone decarboxylase family protein, with translation MPLVSPLSAEHDIETKELALFFNETLGFCPNSVLTMQRRPAISKAFINLNKAVMANEGKVTSALKRMIAWVSSNATGCRYCQAHAIRAAERYGAEQEQLDNIWEYKTHAAFSNAERAALDFSLAASMVPNAVDEKIKEELYKYWDEGEIVEMLGVISLFGYLNRWNDSMGTTLEKDAIESGDQYLGKHGFKVGKHQ, from the coding sequence ATGCCATTAGTATCACCATTATCTGCAGAACACGATATAGAAACAAAAGAATTAGCACTTTTCTTTAATGAAACCTTAGGCTTTTGCCCAAATTCTGTTTTAACAATGCAACGCAGACCTGCAATTTCTAAAGCTTTTATAAATTTAAACAAAGCAGTTATGGCTAATGAAGGTAAGGTAACCTCTGCTTTAAAAAGAATGATTGCTTGGGTTTCTAGTAATGCCACAGGTTGTAGATATTGCCAAGCCCACGCCATTAGAGCTGCCGAACGTTATGGAGCAGAACAAGAGCAATTAGATAATATTTGGGAATACAAAACACATGCTGCTTTTTCTAACGCAGAACGCGCTGCATTAGATTTTTCTTTGGCTGCTTCTATGGTTCCAAATGCTGTGGATGAAAAAATTAAAGAAGAATTATATAAATATTGGGATGAAGGCGAAATTGTAGAAATGTTAGGTGTTATTTCTCTTTTTGGGTACTTAAATCGTTGGAATGATTCTATGGGAACAACTTTAGAAAAAGATGCTATTGAAAGCGGAGACCAATATTTAGGAAAACATGGCTTTAAAGTAGGCAAACATCAATAA
- a CDS encoding peptidoglycan recognition protein family protein, producing MKKIYLLLLLISIVACKEDLKIIDKPIEFGELREQLTLEYLESHYGIVQDAPIITPKMVVIHWTAIPTLEKSFGAFVNTKIGSHRTKINTASQLNVSSQFLVDLDGTIYRLMPENFMARHVIGLNHCAIGIENVGGTESTPLTEKQLEANIWLVTYLKKKYDIDYVIGHYEYTNFENHDLWLEKDNGYRTLKTDPRKDFLMKIKSATKELGFKEVPVKE from the coding sequence ATGAAAAAAATATACCTTTTACTACTATTAATTAGTATTGTTGCTTGTAAAGAAGACCTTAAAATTATAGATAAACCTATAGAATTTGGAGAGTTAAGGGAACAATTAACATTAGAATATTTAGAATCTCATTATGGTATTGTTCAAGATGCTCCAATAATTACTCCTAAGATGGTGGTAATACATTGGACTGCGATACCAACATTAGAAAAGTCTTTTGGAGCATTTGTAAATACAAAAATAGGAAGTCACAGAACAAAAATTAATACTGCTAGTCAGTTAAATGTTTCTTCTCAGTTTTTAGTTGATTTAGACGGTACAATTTATAGATTAATGCCAGAAAATTTTATGGCAAGGCATGTAATTGGTTTAAATCATTGTGCTATTGGAATAGAAAATGTTGGTGGTACAGAATCTACACCTTTAACCGAAAAACAATTGGAAGCGAATATCTGGCTTGTTACTTATTTAAAAAAGAAATACGATATAGATTACGTTATCGGTCATTATGAATATACTAATTTTGAAAACCATGATTTATGGTTAGAAAAAGATAATGGGTATAGAACATTAAAAACAGATCCAAGAAAAGACTTTTTAATGAAAATTAAAAGTGCTACTAAAGAATTAGGGTTTAAAGAAGTTCCTGTAAAAGAATAA
- a CDS encoding aminotransferase class I/II-fold pyridoxal phosphate-dependent enzyme: MQLEKAPTTTASLNGKEYLYFSGTSYLGVAFLPEFKELVFKAIDKWGTSYGSSRSANIKLAIYEKGETFLADFLQTETAVTLSSGTLAGQFAIKTLSSFVDDFYFMPKTHPAILPKNAFPVFNDLKLHQSLKTLKNKKVSIVLDGIAAFETGPFSFDFLDKIDVSNTIYLVVDESHSLGVLGKNGNGIANLVPKRKNIKLIITSSLGKAFGINGGVIAGDLSFINRIKKDNLFIGCAGMSPAFLEVFVNAQQIYRSQLLKLKSNMEYVFDHLKKNTAITIDKSYPVFFHSDEQIEQILFDKDILITSFYYATSAKKFNRIVLNANHTKEQLDVLIDSINN; encoded by the coding sequence ATGCAGTTAGAAAAAGCACCAACTACAACCGCTTCTTTAAATGGGAAAGAGTATTTGTATTTTAGCGGAACTTCTTATTTAGGAGTGGCTTTTTTACCAGAATTTAAAGAATTGGTTTTTAAAGCAATTGATAAATGGGGCACTTCTTACGGAAGTTCTAGAAGTGCCAATATAAAATTAGCTATTTATGAGAAAGGAGAAACTTTTTTAGCTGATTTTTTACAAACAGAAACAGCTGTAACCCTTTCTTCAGGAACTTTAGCGGGGCAATTTGCTATAAAAACATTAAGCTCGTTTGTAGATGATTTTTATTTTATGCCAAAAACGCATCCTGCAATTTTACCAAAAAATGCTTTTCCTGTTTTTAATGATTTAAAGTTACATCAATCTTTAAAAACGCTAAAAAATAAAAAAGTAAGTATTGTTTTAGACGGAATTGCAGCATTTGAAACAGGGCCATTTTCTTTTGATTTTTTAGATAAAATAGATGTTTCTAATACTATTTACTTAGTTGTCGATGAGTCTCATAGTTTAGGGGTTTTGGGTAAAAATGGAAACGGAATAGCTAACTTAGTACCAAAAAGGAAAAATATAAAACTCATTATTACTTCTTCTTTAGGCAAAGCTTTTGGTATTAACGGAGGTGTAATTGCTGGAGATTTAAGTTTTATAAATCGTATCAAAAAAGACAATCTTTTTATTGGTTGTGCGGGTATGAGTCCTGCTTTTTTAGAGGTTTTTGTAAATGCTCAACAAATTTATAGAAGTCAATTATTAAAATTGAAAAGTAATATGGAGTATGTTTTTGATCACTTAAAAAAGAATACTGCAATTACTATTGATAAATCATATCCTGTTTTCTTTCATTCTGATGAACAAATAGAACAAATTTTGTTTGATAAAGACATTCTGATTACCTCTTTTTATTACGCAACAAGTGCTAAAAAGTTTAATAGAATTGTTCTAAACGCGAATCATACTAAAGAACAATTAGATGTTTTAATCGACTCAATTAATAACTAA
- a CDS encoding SusC/RagA family TonB-linked outer membrane protein, whose translation MIKKLFFTVSIIFMITLNIQSQEINVKGKVTDNTGELPGVSVLIKGTKKGTSTDFDGMFSIKAEKGATIVFTSLGYKRKEVKVNSATLNVTLEEDTNVLNEVVVTSFGVKRQKKSLGYAAQALKSEELLEGNQNNMVNTLQGKVSGVTVTSSGGAPGSSSVIMIRGGTSITGNNQPLMIVDGLPIDNSTDSSSEVASTNRASDLNPEDIESITVLKGPAAAALYGIQAAEGAVIITTKRGKEGVSKVFVSSSLSVDNVMGTPDIQQKYGQGEQIVQTDGSINYNLESPLSWGEAISPGTKTYNHIKDFYKTGITQNYFTSYTGGNAKGNTYFSIGNLDNQGIIPTTSYNKTTFRINQNSKISEKLTLSVLGNYVRTNITSTRQGNATGGSITSLLNYPSNVNVNDYIDADGAQKGFYTGQQSDNVYWSLENSPNTNELNRFIGSIGLDYAINENLNLSYKFGADIYDQHSRRITANGSLNESREEGYISQYERLYKKYTSNFIATYSKKLSEKFELNLLAGNTIEDSNVRTDYLTGDGFLAPGIYNISNVSSENQTILERISRKRNIGVFGEVKLGYKEALFLNVTGRNDWSSTLPSKSRSFFYPSVGASAVLTDLFDIKSEGNGLNYLKLRSTWAQVGKDAPIGQLESYLVTQINGLGSTGYAYNGVDVGNAALEPEFTNSWEFGFDSNFLNNRLSFNATYYKSISDNQILSDIRVPPTAGTFYATLNGGEIENKGIEALLAVKLMPNTSEFQWDMNFNFGSNVTTVIDLPGELNEVYLSDSWTFLNSAAGAGVLDASLFSLRGKRAIKNENGEVLIGTDGYPTLTDETYADVDRQPDFTLGISSTLRYKNFGLSFLLDIVEGNTVYNATASALAYYGVGTSTLDRGTTTIIPGIKADGTANDISVTKNQEYYQNYYALNSENFVEDGSYTRLRYVSLNYKLSKKLLDRLPISNLEFSLTGRNLLTITNYSGVDPEINAFGGGVPGAGSVGVDNLGTPNTKGFDLGLKLTF comes from the coding sequence ATGATAAAAAAACTATTTTTTACAGTTTCTATTATCTTTATGATTACATTAAATATTCAATCTCAAGAAATTAATGTAAAAGGTAAAGTTACAGATAACACGGGAGAATTACCAGGGGTAAGTGTGTTAATTAAAGGTACCAAAAAAGGTACCAGTACAGATTTTGATGGAATGTTTTCTATTAAAGCAGAAAAAGGTGCAACTATTGTTTTTACTTCTTTAGGTTATAAAAGAAAAGAAGTTAAAGTTAACTCTGCTACATTAAATGTAACATTAGAAGAAGATACTAATGTATTAAATGAAGTTGTAGTAACTTCTTTTGGTGTTAAAAGACAAAAAAAATCTTTAGGTTATGCCGCACAAGCATTAAAGTCTGAAGAACTTTTAGAAGGAAACCAAAACAACATGGTAAACACCTTACAAGGAAAAGTTTCTGGTGTAACCGTTACTAGTTCTGGTGGAGCGCCAGGTTCTTCTTCTGTAATTATGATTCGTGGTGGTACTTCTATTACAGGAAACAACCAACCTCTTATGATTGTTGATGGCTTACCAATAGATAACTCTACAGATTCTAGTTCTGAAGTTGCAAGTACAAATAGAGCTTCTGATTTAAACCCAGAAGATATTGAAAGTATTACTGTACTTAAAGGTCCTGCCGCTGCAGCATTATATGGTATACAAGCAGCAGAAGGAGCTGTTATCATTACGACTAAAAGAGGAAAAGAAGGAGTTAGTAAAGTTTTTGTTTCTTCATCACTTTCTGTTGATAATGTTATGGGAACTCCAGATATTCAACAAAAATATGGTCAAGGAGAACAAATTGTTCAAACTGATGGTAGTATTAATTATAATTTAGAAAGCCCACTTTCTTGGGGAGAAGCGATATCTCCTGGTACAAAAACGTATAACCATATAAAAGACTTTTATAAAACAGGAATTACGCAAAACTACTTTACAAGTTATACTGGTGGAAATGCGAAAGGAAACACTTATTTTTCTATCGGAAATTTAGATAATCAAGGAATAATACCAACCACCTCTTATAATAAAACTACTTTTAGAATTAATCAAAATTCTAAAATTTCAGAAAAACTTACTTTATCTGTTTTAGGTAATTATGTAAGAACAAATATTACAAGTACTCGTCAAGGAAATGCAACTGGTGGTAGTATTACTAGTTTACTAAACTATCCTTCTAATGTAAATGTTAATGATTATATAGATGCAGATGGAGCTCAGAAAGGTTTTTATACAGGACAACAATCAGACAACGTATATTGGAGTTTAGAGAATAGCCCTAATACAAATGAGTTAAACAGATTTATTGGTTCTATAGGATTGGATTATGCTATTAACGAAAACTTAAACCTTTCTTATAAGTTTGGTGCAGACATATACGATCAACATAGTAGACGAATTACCGCTAATGGTTCTTTAAATGAATCTAGAGAAGAAGGTTACATCTCTCAATACGAAAGATTATATAAAAAATATACTTCAAACTTTATTGCTACATATAGTAAGAAATTATCAGAAAAATTTGAATTAAACTTATTAGCTGGTAATACAATTGAAGATAGTAATGTTAGAACAGATTATTTAACAGGTGATGGTTTTTTAGCGCCAGGTATTTATAACATTAGTAATGTTTCTTCAGAAAATCAAACCATTTTAGAGCGTATTTCTAGAAAAAGAAATATTGGTGTTTTTGGAGAAGTAAAATTAGGTTATAAAGAAGCATTATTCTTGAATGTTACTGGTAGAAATGACTGGTCTTCTACACTTCCATCAAAGAGTAGATCTTTCTTTTATCCTTCTGTAGGAGCATCTGCTGTTCTTACAGATTTATTTGATATTAAGTCTGAAGGTAATGGTTTAAATTATTTAAAATTAAGAAGTACATGGGCACAAGTAGGTAAAGATGCTCCAATAGGTCAGTTAGAAAGTTACTTGGTTACTCAAATTAATGGTCTTGGTAGTACAGGTTACGCATACAACGGAGTAGATGTTGGTAACGCAGCTTTAGAACCAGAATTTACCAATAGTTGGGAGTTTGGTTTCGATTCTAACTTCTTAAACAACAGGTTAAGTTTTAATGCAACCTATTATAAGAGTATTTCAGATAATCAAATATTATCAGATATACGTGTTCCTCCAACAGCGGGTACTTTTTACGCAACTTTAAATGGTGGAGAAATAGAAAACAAAGGTATAGAAGCATTATTAGCTGTTAAATTAATGCCAAACACATCTGAATTTCAATGGGATATGAATTTTAACTTTGGAAGTAACGTAACCACAGTTATTGACTTACCAGGAGAACTAAATGAGGTGTATTTATCTGATTCTTGGACTTTTTTAAACTCTGCTGCAGGAGCAGGTGTTTTAGATGCTTCATTATTTTCACTTAGAGGTAAAAGAGCTATTAAAAATGAAAATGGAGAAGTTTTAATAGGAACCGACGGATACCCTACATTAACAGATGAAACTTATGCTGATGTTGATAGACAACCAGATTTTACATTAGGTATTTCAAGTACTTTAAGATATAAAAACTTTGGTTTATCATTTTTATTAGACATTGTAGAAGGTAATACAGTGTACAATGCTACTGCATCTGCATTGGCTTATTATGGTGTAGGAACATCTACTTTAGATAGAGGTACAACAACAATTATTCCTGGTATAAAAGCAGATGGAACTGCAAATGATATTTCGGTAACAAAGAATCAAGAATACTATCAAAATTATTATGCTTTAAACTCAGAAAACTTTGTTGAAGATGGTTCTTATACACGTTTAAGATATGTTAGTTTAAATTATAAGTTAAGTAAAAAATTATTAGACCGTTTACCAATCTCTAATTTAGAATTTTCTTTAACAGGTAGAAACCTTTTAACAATTACTAATTATAGTGGTGTAGATCCAGAAATAAATGCATTTGGAGGAGGAGTTCCTGGAGCTGGTTCTGTTGGTGTAGATAATCTTGGTACCCCAAATACTAAAGGTTTTGATCTTGGTCTTAAATTAACTTTTTAA
- a CDS encoding SusD/RagB family nutrient-binding outer membrane lipoprotein, translating into MKYLKYTTFILLVSIVFLSCSEDYFDVNSSVTAPTTQSLEPQYRIKGAIENMFTGVIYRGSREVLGITQNGAQNVANYYSETWSSFLTTGSYFLWQNAYVYSLPNTADLIVLGEKHNSPNFIAVGKILRAYGFGTTTDQYGDIVFTETYDGVSSLNLTPEFETQKAVYQGIIEMLDEAIAQINQPSNIELNANGGDVFYNGNKEQWTRLAYALKARYLNHLSKKASGDMAYDADAIIEACSKALQSNADNAFRSYGGGEAENDRQPYATGGYGSSRVDYFSHFFVELLKNSLDLDTPYEDPRLKIIVPEAVNGGYQGVRIGEGPLPNNTDGGDNYSVGNGGFYTSPTAPTYLMTYSEVKYIEAEARLRKGDNSGAYTALKAGIQADFEKAEATGTETAAYLAKMDAEVGEAGITLSHIMIQKYITLLFDPETWVDMRRMDYSNTIYPGLERPVNVNLSIFPGSNDWIQAMVYEYNEEDRNYENMPDNTANVRLTTPLWWNVAE; encoded by the coding sequence ATGAAATATTTAAAATATACAACTTTTATACTATTAGTTAGTATCGTGTTTTTATCATGTTCAGAAGATTATTTCGATGTAAATAGTTCTGTAACTGCACCAACAACACAATCATTAGAGCCTCAATACCGCATAAAAGGTGCCATAGAAAACATGTTTACAGGTGTTATCTATAGAGGTAGTAGAGAAGTATTAGGAATTACACAAAATGGAGCGCAAAATGTTGCAAACTATTATTCAGAAACTTGGAGTAGCTTTTTAACTACAGGTAGCTATTTTTTATGGCAAAATGCATACGTATATTCCTTACCTAACACTGCAGATTTAATTGTTTTAGGAGAAAAACATAACTCTCCAAACTTTATAGCAGTAGGTAAAATTTTACGAGCGTATGGTTTTGGTACAACAACAGATCAATATGGTGACATTGTTTTTACAGAAACTTATGACGGAGTATCTTCTTTAAACTTAACTCCTGAATTTGAAACTCAAAAAGCAGTTTACCAAGGAATCATAGAAATGTTAGATGAAGCAATTGCACAAATTAACCAACCAAGTAACATTGAATTAAATGCTAATGGAGGTGATGTTTTTTATAATGGAAATAAAGAACAATGGACAAGATTAGCTTATGCTTTAAAGGCTCGTTATTTAAACCATTTATCTAAGAAGGCTTCTGGAGATATGGCTTACGATGCAGATGCAATTATAGAAGCATGTTCTAAAGCTTTACAATCTAATGCAGACAATGCGTTTAGATCTTATGGTGGTGGAGAAGCAGAAAACGATCGTCAGCCTTATGCAACAGGAGGTTACGGAAGCTCTAGAGTAGATTATTTTTCTCACTTTTTTGTAGAATTATTAAAAAACTCATTAGACTTAGATACTCCTTATGAGGATCCTCGTCTTAAAATTATTGTACCAGAAGCTGTAAATGGAGGATACCAAGGTGTTAGAATTGGAGAAGGCCCTTTACCTAATAATACAGATGGTGGTGATAATTATTCTGTTGGAAATGGTGGTTTTTACACCAGTCCTACTGCTCCAACTTACTTAATGACATATAGCGAGGTAAAATACATAGAAGCAGAAGCTAGATTAAGAAAAGGAGATAACTCTGGTGCTTATACTGCTTTAAAAGCAGGAATTCAGGCAGATTTTGAAAAAGCAGAAGCAACAGGAACTGAAACAGCAGCTTATTTAGCTAAAATGGATGCAGAAGTAGGAGAAGCTGGTATTACATTATCTCATATTATGATTCAGAAATACATTACATTACTTTTTGATCCTGAAACTTGGGTAGACATGAGAAGAATGGACTATAGCAACACAATTTACCCTGGATTAGAAAGACCGGTAAATGTAAACTTAAGTATTTTTCCAGGTTCTAATGATTGGATTCAAGCAATGGTGTATGAATACAATGAAGAAGATAGAAATTACGAAAACATGCCAGATAATACTGCAAATGTTAGGTTAACAACACCTCTTTGGTGGAATGTAGCTGAATAA
- a CDS encoding HopJ type III effector protein → MIIQELITKLKSNPTSINFADTMQVIEDNYNFTPTTFTNGDIKNNAGENSGSCKLFAFAVAQKLTKEEALSCFGEHYKNVLEDENGDSHQNIRNFMKTGFDGLSFEGDALELK, encoded by the coding sequence ATGATCATTCAAGAACTCATAACAAAATTAAAATCAAATCCAACATCAATTAACTTTGCAGACACGATGCAAGTAATTGAGGATAATTACAATTTTACGCCAACCACTTTTACAAATGGAGATATTAAAAATAACGCAGGGGAAAATTCTGGTTCTTGTAAATTATTTGCTTTTGCTGTTGCTCAAAAATTAACAAAAGAAGAAGCATTATCTTGTTTTGGAGAACATTATAAAAATGTTTTAGAAGATGAAAATGGAGATTCTCATCAAAATATTAGAAACTTTATGAAAACAGGTTTCGATGGTTTGTCTTTTGAAGGTGATGCTTTAGAATTGAAATAA
- the rsmI gene encoding 16S rRNA (cytidine(1402)-2'-O)-methyltransferase encodes MSKLYLVPTPIGNLEDMTFRAVRILKEVDFILAEDTRTSGKLLKHFEIATQMHSHHMHNEHKSVKGIVQRIQNGETCALISDAGTPAISDPGFLLTRACVENNIEVDCLPGATAFVPALVNSGLPNDKFIFEGFLPVKKGRQTRFLLLAEETRTMIIYESPHKLVKTLGHFVEYFGADRQVSVSRELTKMFEETIRGTATEVLAHYTAKPPKGEIVVIVEGKK; translated from the coding sequence ATGAGTAAATTATATTTAGTACCAACACCAATAGGTAATTTAGAAGACATGACTTTTAGAGCAGTACGAATTCTAAAAGAAGTAGATTTTATTTTAGCAGAAGACACGCGTACAAGCGGAAAATTGTTAAAACATTTTGAAATTGCTACCCAAATGCATAGCCACCACATGCATAATGAACACAAATCTGTAAAAGGAATTGTGCAAAGAATACAAAACGGAGAAACGTGCGCATTAATTTCAGATGCCGGAACACCAGCAATTTCAGATCCTGGTTTTTTACTAACAAGAGCCTGTGTAGAAAACAATATTGAGGTAGATTGTTTACCTGGTGCAACGGCTTTTGTGCCTGCATTGGTAAATTCTGGTTTGCCTAATGATAAATTTATTTTTGAAGGTTTTTTACCTGTAAAAAAGGGTAGACAAACTCGTTTTCTTTTATTAGCAGAAGAAACAAGGACGATGATTATTTACGAATCTCCACATAAATTAGTAAAAACATTGGGGCATTTTGTAGAATATTTTGGAGCAGACAGACAAGTTTCTGTGTCTAGAGAATTAACAAAAATGTTCGAAGAAACAATTAGAGGAACTGCAACCGAAGTTTTAGCACATTATACTGCCAAACCACCAAAAGGTGAAATTGTGGTGATTGTTGAAGGGAAGAAGTAG
- a CDS encoding dipeptide epimerase: MEIKLHSYNLELKHTFTISRESHDFQPSLVIELVSDGFSGFGEATSNPYYSITVDKMMKIVLENKNFIVSLSNEKPADFWKKLQPLFKENMFALCALDIAFNDLYARKQNKKLYEVWGLNIDKNPMTDYTIGIDSVEKMVEKMKELPWPIYKIKLGTKNDIEIVTELRKHSDAIFRIDANCGWTADEAIDNSFKLKELGVEFLEQPLKANDIEGAKKLYENSALPIIADESCIVESDVEKCFGLFHGVNVKLTKCGGLTPGKRMLEKAKSLGMKTMVGCMTESTVGISAIAHLLPLLDYVDMDGGLLLKKDIANGITINDGVISYADENGTGASLL, translated from the coding sequence ATGGAAATAAAACTACATTCTTATAATCTTGAATTAAAACACACTTTTACAATTTCTAGAGAATCTCATGATTTTCAACCAAGTTTAGTTATAGAGTTAGTTTCAGATGGATTTTCTGGTTTTGGGGAAGCTACTTCAAACCCTTACTATAGTATTACAGTAGATAAAATGATGAAAATTGTTTTAGAAAACAAAAATTTTATAGTGTCTTTATCAAACGAGAAACCAGCAGATTTTTGGAAAAAGTTACAACCCTTATTTAAAGAAAATATGTTTGCCTTATGTGCTTTAGATATTGCTTTTAATGATTTGTATGCTCGTAAACAAAACAAAAAATTATATGAAGTTTGGGGTTTAAATATTGATAAAAACCCAATGACAGATTATACAATTGGTATCGATTCTGTTGAAAAAATGGTAGAGAAGATGAAAGAACTTCCTTGGCCAATTTATAAAATAAAATTAGGGACTAAAAATGATATTGAAATAGTAACAGAACTAAGAAAACATTCTGATGCAATTTTTAGAATTGATGCAAACTGCGGATGGACTGCTGATGAAGCAATAGATAATTCTTTTAAATTAAAAGAATTAGGGGTAGAGTTTTTAGAACAACCTTTAAAAGCTAATGATATTGAAGGAGCAAAGAAATTATACGAAAATTCTGCTTTACCAATTATTGCTGATGAAAGTTGCATTGTAGAAAGTGATGTAGAAAAATGTTTTGGTTTATTTCATGGTGTTAACGTGAAGCTTACAAAATGTGGAGGTTTAACTCCGGGAAAAAGAATGTTAGAAAAAGCAAAATCTTTAGGCATGAAAACAATGGTAGGTTGTATGACAGAATCTACGGTTGGTATTTCTGCAATTGCACATTTATTGCCTCTTTTAGATTATGTAGATATGGATGGTGGTTTGTTGTTAAAAAAAGATATTGCGAATGGAATTACCATAAATGACGGTGTAATTTCTTATGCTGATGAAAACGGAACAGGTGCTTCATTATTGTAA
- a CDS encoding helix-turn-helix domain-containing protein, with translation MKKEEEKLFNLIKLKLSKNVSFIDEIADVLDLSYDAAYRRIKGKTTLNLAETLKLSNHYNINLNTLLVEAKNDVQKIIVQKTHNVISDNFLHIFFEESVKEIEKLLESKESKLINSLKDYPLYHAGDGYFSKFRIYALINMSSSDVTIKTLPFSEFNPSTEVLKKYHTFLSKYEKVSLVEIWSDSTIDNILNQIQYFFDIGLISKEESLEISDSLVDSLLSIEEQAKNQKRNKSENSYHLYHNNLVSLLNTVLMQTKTNKKIFVPYTNLSYFKVSDENTANQFGQHLKTQLEFSKNLSGDAAVDRKKFFNTLYQKIENRKTKLSASFLPNNFSNSIL, from the coding sequence ATGAAAAAAGAAGAAGAAAAATTATTTAATTTAATTAAACTAAAACTCTCTAAAAACGTTTCTTTTATAGACGAAATTGCAGATGTTTTGGATTTAAGTTATGATGCTGCTTATCGCAGAATAAAAGGGAAAACCACTTTAAATTTAGCAGAAACATTAAAGCTTTCTAATCATTACAACATCAACTTAAACACCTTATTAGTTGAGGCTAAAAATGATGTTCAAAAAATCATTGTACAAAAGACACATAATGTCATTTCAGATAATTTTTTGCATATTTTTTTTGAAGAATCTGTAAAAGAAATTGAAAAATTATTAGAATCTAAAGAATCTAAATTAATTAATTCTCTTAAAGATTATCCTCTTTATCATGCTGGTGATGGTTATTTTTCTAAGTTTAGAATTTACGCTTTAATAAACATGTCTAGTAGCGATGTTACTATTAAAACACTTCCTTTTTCAGAATTTAATCCCTCTACAGAGGTTTTAAAAAAATATCATACTTTTTTAAGTAAATACGAAAAAGTTTCTCTTGTAGAAATTTGGAGTGATTCTACCATCGATAATATTTTAAATCAAATTCAATATTTTTTTGATATTGGACTCATATCAAAAGAAGAATCCTTAGAAATATCAGATAGCTTAGTTGATTCTCTATTATCAATTGAAGAACAAGCAAAGAATCAAAAAAGAAATAAAAGCGAAAATAGTTATCATCTGTACCATAATAACCTAGTTTCTTTATTAAATACGGTGCTAATGCAAACTAAAACTAATAAAAAAATATTTGTTCCTTATACAAATCTAAGTTATTTTAAAGTGAGCGATGAAAATACAGCCAACCAGTTTGGGCAACATCTAAAAACACAATTAGAGTTCTCTAAAAATCTTTCTGGTGATGCCGCTGTAGATAGAAAGAAGTTTTTTAACACACTTTATCAAAAAATTGAAAATAGAAAGACAAAACTGTCTGCCTCCTTTTTACCTAATAATTTCTCTAACTCTATTTTGTAA